The proteins below are encoded in one region of Hordeum vulgare subsp. vulgare chromosome 3H, MorexV3_pseudomolecules_assembly, whole genome shotgun sequence:
- the LOC123444951 gene encoding ethylene-responsive transcription factor RAP2-12-like, whose protein sequence is MAPKKTLKDKSGFFGVRQKPSGNWGVELSDVERRWWIGTYPSAHEAARAYDLAVWRAERPREHLNFPEIESRVEAEMLVPQGINMKEITTKKKTTKKPSVVVNADETDEEAMARFAREHPEYVQAELEHYWKREAEQKKKEDEPGPSTVIPIESSSEEDWTDFSEEEEEEEEGCDDPEKEEFWEQFRSSDDEE, encoded by the coding sequence ATGGCGCCGAAGAAGACGCTGAAGGACAAGTCGGGCTTCTTCGGTGTGAGGCAGAAGCCCTCCGGTAACTGGGGAGTGGAGCTCTCCGATGTCGAGAGGCGTTGGTGGATCGGCACGTACCCCTCCGCCCACGAGGCCGCGCGTGCCTACGACCTGGCGGTGTGGCGTGCCGAGAGGCCTCGGGAGCACCTCAACTTCCCAGAGATCGAGAGTCGGGTGGAAGCAGAGATGCTTGTGCCGCAGGGCATCAATATGAAGGAGatcacgacgaagaagaagacaacGAAGAAACCGTCGGTTGTCGTCAATGCCGACGAGACCGACGAGGAGGCGATGGCGAGGTTTGCTCGGGAGCATCCGGAGTACGTTCAGGCCGAGCTGGAGCACTACTGGAAGCGTGAggcggagcagaagaagaaggaggacgagccCGGTCCCTCGACGGTGATCCCCATCGAGTCCTCTTCCGAGGAGGACTGGACAGACTtctcagaggaggaggaggaggaggaggaggggtgcgaCGACCCAGAGAAGGAGGAGTTCTGGGAGCAGTTCCGCAGCTCCGACGATGAGGAGTAG
- the LOC123444952 gene encoding P-loop NTPase domain-containing protein LPA1-like: MAEAAPPKLLYIAVADGGGRRAFRYTRPVLQSTLQLMGCKARHAFKISKKVFSVIRNEFLDASRSDRAVKEENARSHIGEDADMLNTEIPDASSSSMPFELYKTQTTILISREKFLNIVCDALSSYKYVGPNQKADLLLACRIKEKKESVTVLLCGTSGCGKSTLSSLLGSRLGITTVVSTDSIRHMMRSFADEKQNPLLYASTYHAGEHLDPVAVAKSKAKKLSTASHTNEGKDGTSDVKSQHGSSDLPPRAELVGNKQMAIEGFKAQSEMVIDSLDRLITSWEEQKQSVIVEGVHLSLNFVMGLMKKHPSIIPFMVYIANEEKHMERFAVRAKYMTLDPAKNRYIKYIRNIRAIQEYLCNRADKHLVPKINNTNVDQSVAAIHATVFSCLRRREVGEQLYDLNTNTVSVVDEEYRNQRASNSLGSKGMFQFIQRKGSSRNLMALLNPDGSVTKAWHVDSCDGNANGSRSSDKSVGKVNPSQIGKVESVNLQFGSFGISAWLSDTGGTSHTGSVDDLRADGNEAGGRYYSSCCSSPKTSDCASKEHMEDYSVYGSEEEADDPPDAETDEDLTDEERDIHEIEAGSVDEHSTKSDEEYNDLAMQDMMGNGNCSDDDDEQAAGFGNRSSPSLDESILGAADGDDAARYHHNLDLFTISKDIAARQMPCA, translated from the exons ATGGCGGAGGCGGCGCCGCCGAAGCTGCTCTACATTGCTGTCGCcgacggcggcggccggcgggcgtTCCGGTACACGCGCCCCGTCCTGCAGAGCACCCTCCAGCTCATGGGCTGCAAGGCTCGCCACGCCTTCAAG attagcaagaaagtcttcagtgtGATAAGGAATGAATTCTTGGATGCATCGAGGTCGGATAGGGCTGTTAAAGAAGAAAATGCTCGTAGCCACATTGGGGAAGATGCTGATATGCTTAACACAGAAATTCCAGACGCAAGTAGCAGCAGCATGCCCTTCGAATTGTACAAGACGCAGACAACAATTCTTATTTCAAGAGAGAAGTTTCTGAATATTGTGTGTGATGCACTCTCTTCTTACAAGTATGTTGGACCAAACCAGAAGGCTGACTTGCTTCTTGCTTGCAG AATTAAGGAGAAAAAGGAATCAGTGACGGTACTCTTGTGTGGGACAAGCGGATGTGGCAAATCCACTCTATCATCTTTGTTG GGTAGTAGATTGGGCATTACAACAGTAGTTTCTACTGATTCCATACGCCATATGATGAGAAGCTTTGCagatgaaaagcaaaatcctcttcTCTATGCATCAACCTACCATGCAGGCGAACACTTGGACCCTGTTGCAGTTGCTAAGTCAAAGGCAAAGAAGCTCTCAACGGCTTCTCATACCAATGAAGGCAAAGATGGCACTTCAGATGTTAAATCTCAGCATGGCTCCTCAGATTTACCTCCTAGAGCAGAGTTGGTTGGAAACAAACAAATGGCAATAGAAGGGTTCAAGGCGCAAAGCGAGATGGTCATTGACAGCCTGGACAGATTAATTACATCATGGGAAGAGCAGAAGCAATCTGTTATTGTTGAAGGAGTTCATTTGAGCCTCAATTTTGTG ATGGGGCTGATGAAGAAACACCCTTCCATAATACCATTTATGGTATATATTGCCAATGAGGAGAAGCACATGGAGAGATTTGCTGTACGTGCAAAGTACATGACATTGGACCCGGCAAAGAACAGATATATCAAGTACATCCGGAATATCAGGGCTATCCAGGAATACCTTTGCAACCGAGCGGACAAGCATCTGGTGCCTAAGATTAACAATACTAATGTTGACCAGAGCGTGGCAGCCATACATGCCACGGTTTTCAGCTGTCTTCGCCGACGAGAAGTTGGGGAGCAGTTGTACGATCTCAACACGAACACTGTTTCTGTTGTGGATGAGGAATACAGGAACCAGCGTGCCTCTAACTCCTTGGGCTCCAAGGGCATGTTCCAGTTCATTCAAAGGAAGGGGTCTTCTAGGAATCTGATGGCTCTCCTTAACCCTGATGGTTCAGTCACCAAGGCTTGGCATGTAGATTCGTGTGATGGCAATGCCAATGGCAGTAGAAGCAGTGATAAATCAGTAGGAAAGGTTAACCCATCACAAATTGGGAAGGTAGAATCAGTTAATCTCCAATTTGGTTCTTTCGGGATTAGCGCGTGGCTGAGTGATACAGGTGGCACCAGCCATACAGGGAGTGTAGATGACCTGAGGGCTGATGGCAACGAGGCAGGCGGTAGATACtactcctcatgctgcagctcacCAAAGACGTCAGATTGCGCATCCAAAGAG CATATGGAGGATTATTCAGTCTATGGTAGTGAAGAAGAAGCTGACGACCCACCTGATGCTGAAACTGACGAGGATCTAACTGATGAAGAAAGAGATATTCACGAG ATTGAAGCGGGCTCGGTCGACGAACATTCCACCAAGTCCGACGAGGAATACAACGACCTAGCCATGCAGGACATGATGGGGAACGGTAACTGCtctgacgatgacgacgagcaaGCTGCGGGGTTCGGCAACAGGAGCTCGCCGTCCCTGGATGAGAGCATCCTTGGAGCAGCTGACGGCGATGATGCCGCGAGGTACCACCACAACCTGGACCTCTTCACGATATCCAAGGACATAGCTGCCAGACAGATGCCGTGCGCCTGA
- the LOC123444953 gene encoding ABC transporter F family member 4-like — translation MSRKNASSSSSAAGAAGKKEKPLSVSAMLASMDGTGPKSKPAKAAPKAKPSKAPASSYMGGIDLPPSDDEEDEADVAAVAAKPKPARATVDLNALAPSDKDSKKKEKREMMAAAVAEAAKREALRDDRDAFSVVIGARVPGSAEGDAAIDGNIKDIVLDNFSVSARGKELLKGASLRISHGRRYGLVGPNGMGKSTLLKLLSWRQVPVPKNIDVLLVEQEIVGDDRSATEAVVAANEELTALRAEQAKLEASNDPDDNDKLAEVYEKLNLCDSDAARARASKILAGLGFDQAMQARSTKSFSGGWRMRISLARALFMQPTLLLLDEPTNHLDLRAVLWLEQYLCSQWKKTLIVVSHDRDFLNTVCNDIIHLHDKSLHVYRGNFDDFESGYEQKRKEMNRKFEVYEKQMKAARKTGSKAAQDKVKDQAMSKAHKEVAKGKGKGKNVANDDDNVKPADLPQKWHDYKVEFHFPEPTLLTPPLLQLIEVGFGYPNRPDFKLSDVDVGIDMGTRVAIVGPNGAGKSTILNLLAGDLTPSEGEARRSQKLRIGRYSQHFVDLLTMEENAVQYLLRLHPDQGGMSKAEAVRGKLGKFGLPGHNHLTPIVKLSGGQKARVVFTSISMSNPHILLLDEPTNHLDMQSIDALADALDEFTGGVVLVSHDSRLISRVCDDEQKSQIWVVEDGTVTKYDGSFEDYKDELMAEIKKEVEE, via the coding sequence atgaGTCGCAAAAacgcctcctcgtcctcctcagcCGCGGGGGCCGCCGGCAAGAAGGAAAAACCTCTCTCCGTGTCGGCCATGCTAGCTTCGATGGACGGCACGGGGCCCAAATCCAAGCCCGCCAAGGCGGCTCCCAAAGCCAAGCCCTCCAAGGCGCCCGCGTCGTCGTACATGGGCGGCATCGACCTGCCCCCgtcggacgacgaggaggacgaggccgacgtcgccgccgtcgctgccAAGCCCAAGCCAGCTCGCGCCACCGTCGACCTCAACGCCCTCGCGCCCTCGGACAAGgactcgaagaagaaggagaagcgcgaGATGATGGCGGCGGCCGTCGCTGAGGCTGCCAAGCGGGAGGCGCTCCGCGACGACCGCGACGCCTTCTCCGTCGTCATAGGAGCGCGCGTCCCCGGATCCGCCGAGGGCGATGCCGCCATCGATGGGAACATCAAGGACATCGTGCTCGACAACTTCTCTGTCTCTGCGAGGGGAAAGGAGCTGCTCAAGGGCGCCTCCCTCCGGATCTCGCATGGTCGCCGCTACGGTCTCGTGGGGCCCAATGGCATGGGCAAATCTACCCTCCTGAAGCTGCTCTCGTGGCGGCAGGTGCCCGTGCCCAAGAACATTGATGTCCTGCTTGTGGAGCAggagattgttggtgatgaccgcTCGGCAACCGAGGCGGTGGTTGCAGCCAATGAGGAGCTCACCGCGCTCCGAGCTGAGCAGGCAAAGCTTGAGGCCTCTAACGACCCCGATGACAACGACAAGCTTGCTGAGGTATACGAGAAGCTAAATCTATGCGACTCTGATGCTGCACGAGCACGTGCGTCCAAAATCCTCGCGGGGCTGGGTTTTGATCAGGCGATGCAGGCAAGGTCCACAAAGTCCTTCAGTGGTGGTTGGAGGATGCGCATCTCGCTTGCCCGTGCTCTCTTCATGCAGCCAACGTTGCTGCTCCTTGATGAGCCTACCAACCATTTGGACCTCCGAGCTGTGCTTTGGTTGGAGCAGTACTTGTGCTCGCAGTGGAAGAAGACCCTAATTGTGGTTTCCCATGACCGGGACTTCTTGAACACAGTGTGCAATGATATCATTCATTTGCACGATAAGAGTCTGCATGTCTACCGTGGCAATTTTGATGACTTCGAGAGCGGGTACGAGCAGAAGAGGAAGGAGATGAACAGGAAGTTTGAGGTGTATGAAAAGCAGATGAAAGCAGCAAGGAAGACTGGGAGCAAGGCTGCACAAGATAAGGTTAAAGACCAAGCAATGTCAAAGGCCCATAAAGAAGTTGccaaggggaaggggaagggaaAGAATGTGGCAAATGATGATGATAACGTGAAGCCAGCGGATCTGCCCCAAAAGTGGCATGACTACAAAGTCGAGTTCCACTTCCCAGAACCCACTTTGCTTACACCACCACTCCTTCAGCTCATCGAGGTGGGTTTCGGCTACCCCAACCGTCCGGACTTCAAGTTATCAGATGTTGATGTTGGCATTGACATGGGAACACGTGTTGCCATTGTTGGGCCCAATGGGGCAGGAAAGTCTACTATTCTAAATTTACTTGCTGGTGATCTTACCCCATCAGAAGGAGAGGCAAGAAGGAGCCAGAAGCTGAGGATTGGACGGTACTCGCAGCATTTTGTTGACTTGTTGACGATGGAGGAAAATGCAGTTCAGTATTTGCTCAGGCTTCACCCAGACCAGGGGGGAATGAGCAAAGCGGAGGCTGTCCGTGGCAAGCTTGGAAAATTTGGCTTGCCAGGTCACAACCATCTTACTCCCATTGTTAAATTATCTGGCGGTCAGAAGGCCCGTGTTGTGTTCACTTCGATATCAATGTCGAATCCTCACATTCTCCTACTGGATGAGCCTACAAATCACTTGGATATGCAAAGTATTGATGCTTTGGCAGACGCTCTGGATGAATTCACTGGAGGTGTGGTCTTGGTTAGCCATGACTCGCGGTTGATATCTCGAGTTTGTGACGATGAGCAGAAGAGCCAGATATGGGTTGTGGAGGATGGCACGGTGACTAAATATGATGGATCGTTTGAGGACTACAAGGATGAACTAATGGCAGAAATAAAGAAGGAAGTCGAAGAGTAA